The DNA window GGAACCGATCAGAACCATCGCGGTGCCGTCGACGATTCCCGACGAGTTTCCGGCGTGGTGGACGTGATCGATGCGCTCGACCTCGGTGTACTTCTGCATGGCGACGGCGTCGAACCCGGCGAGCGCACCCATCTGGGCGAACGACGGCTTCAGCCCTGCGAGATCTGTTCTTGTGGTCTCCGGTCGCATGATCTCGTCGTGATCGAGCATCAGTCGGCCGTTCGCGTCGAACACGGGGATGACCGACTTCTCGAAGTGGCCCATCGACCAGGCATGCGCCGCACGCTGCTGGCTGCGTACCGCGAAGGCGTCGACGTCGTCGCGATCGAACCCCTCGATCGTCGCGATGAGATCGGCGCTGACGCCCTGGGGGACGAAGTAGCTGTTGTAGTTGGTGACGGGGTCGCACGGCCACGCACCACTGTCGGCGCCCAACGGCACGCGCGACATCGACTCGACACCGCCCGCGACGATCAATCCGTCCCAACCGGACCGAACACGTTGTGCGGCAGTGTTGACGGCTTCGAGGCCCGATCCACAGAACCGGTTCAATTGGACGCCGGCCACGCTGTCCGGCAGGCCGGCGACCATGGCAACAGTTCGGGCGATATCGCACCCTTGGTCACCGACCGGGGTGACGACGCCGAGCACAATGTCGTCGATCAGTGCCGGGTCGAGTTGGGAGTTGCGAGAGAGCAACGTGGACAACGTGCTCGCGGCCAGATCGACCGGTTTGATGGTGTGCAGTGAGCCGGAGCTCTTGCCGCGGCCGCGCGGGCTGCGAACTGCGTCGTAGAGGAACGCCTCCATGGTGGTGCCTTTCTGGGGCTACAGAAATTGCCTAGTTCTACAGGGAGCGAGAGATCAGGTCTTTCATGACTTCGTTGGCACCGGCATAGATGCGTGCGATACGACCGTCGACGAACATGCGGGCGATGGGGTATTCCTCCATGTAGCCGTACCCACCGAAGAGCTGCAGGCAACGGTCGACCACCTCGAACTGCCGGTCCGTGGTCCAGTACTTGACCATCGCGGCGGTCGTGACGTCGAGTTCGGATGCTATGTGCTTGGCGACGGCGTCGTCGACGAAGGTGCGTACGACACGGCCGATGGTCGCGCATTCGGCGAGTTCGAACTTCGTGTTCTGCAGATCGAACAGGGTCTTTCCGAACGCGTTGCGAGACTTGGTGTATTCGACTGTCTGCTGCACGGCGGCCTCGATCATGGCGGCCGCGGCGATGCCGCAGATCAGGCGTTCCTGGGGGAGTTGCTGCATCAACTGAGTAAAGCCGCGACCCTCTTCACCCAGAATGTTGCCCGCGGGGATGCGGAGTCCGTCGAAGGTGAGTTCGGCGGTGTCCTGACCCTTCTGGCCGATCTTGTGCAGTACGCGTCCCCGGTGGAATCCTTCGGTGTCGTCGGAGACCTCGGCGACGAGCAGTGACAGTCCTCGGGCTCCCGCGGACGGGTCGGTCTTTGCGGCGATGATGATCAGATCGCAGTGAGCTCCGTTGGAGATGAACGTCTTTCCGCCGGTCACGACGTAATCGTCGCCGTCGCGCACCGCTCGGGTGGTGATGCCCTGCAAGTCCGAACCGGTCCCCGGCTCGGTCATCGCGATTGCACCGATCCACTCGCCCGAGCACAGCTTCGGCAGCCACTGCTGCTTCTTCTCCTCGGAGGCGTAGGCCAGGATGTAATGCGGAACGATGCCGCTGTGTACTCCCAGCTGCATGGACGAGTCGCCGGAGCGGACCTGCTCTTCGAACAGCACAGCCTCGTGTCGGAAGTCTCCGCCGCCGCCGCCGTACTGCTCCGGTACCGACATGCCGAGCAGTCCGAGGCTGCCCGCGCTGCGGTAGACCTCGCGGCTTGGTCGTCCGGCTGCTGCGAACTCCTCACGGTGCGGCGCGACCTCTTTCTCGAAGAATCCTCGAGCGAGTTGTCGCACGTCAGCGAGCTCGGTGGCGAGTTCGGCAGTGGTGCGGTCTGCGAGTGCAGTCATGGCGGGTCCTTGGGGCTCGAAGCGCCCTGTCGTTTATTGGCGCTGTGCCAATAAACCATGCCTCGCGTATCCACGGATGTCAACAACGGACCTGGACGGCTCTAGTTCTGCCCGAGAATCGCAGCGACCGATTCGACCTGATCGGCTATGCGAGGACCCCATCGACTCGACATGTCCTCGTCGACCGCGAAGACCTGGCCCTCGCGCACTGCGGTGGTGGTTGCCCATCCGGGACGGACGGACACCGACTCGACCGTCACTCCGCAACACTGGGAGTCGGCAAGAAAGACGAAGTCGGGGTCGGCCGCGACGACTCCCTCGTCGGACATCTGGGGATAGTCGCTACCCGCGCCGTCGGCGATGCTCGTCAGGCCGAACAGCCCGTAGACCTGGCCGATGAAGCTGTCGCTCGACACGGTGTAGAGCATCGAATCGAGTTCGTGGAAGTACGTCGCATCTCGCGCCGGGACGCCGGCGACGGCCGTGTCCACACGCGAGCGCATCTCGTCCACCAACACGTCACCCTCGTCGGGGTGACCGACCGCGTCGGCCACTTGCTCGATCTGGGAGTAGGCGTCGTCGATGCTCGTCGCCGCGGGGAGGAGCAGTACCGGAACATCGGCAGCGCCGAGCGCGGCGACCAGTCCGCCGATGTCGTCGGATGCGATGACCAGATCGGGCTCGTATTCGACGATCGCCTCGAGGCTCGGTGTGTATGCGGACAGTTCGGTACGAGGCGCATTCGCCGGGTAGTCGGACTGGCTGTCGACGGCTACCACCTGATCACCGGCACCCACAGCGAAAAGTGTCTCCGTTGCGGATGGACTCAGCGAGACGATCGAGTCGGGGCGCTCGGCGACGGTGGTGGTGTCGGTATTCGACTCCGGCGTGCTGCATCCCGATGCGGTGAGGGCGACGAGCACCGCCACGGATGTCAGGATTTCGGTCGGTCGCACGTCGTGGACTCCTCGTTGTTCGTGGTCAGGCGTCGGTGTCCAGCAGTTGCCGGTAGGCTTCGGCAAGAAGATCGGCCGTGAGGTCGTCGTTGTGATCGGCTGCGGCAGGCTTACTTTCGGTCATCAGCCGCGAGTTGAGGGAATAGCACAGATCGTCGAACAGCTCGTCGTCGATCCCGAAGGACACTTCTGCTTCATCGGTCAGCAACGCACCGATGTCGATCCGCCAGGTCCACACATCGTGCGCGGAGTACGTTCCACGTGCGGCGGTGACCAGCTCGGTCGAGATGGTGAGTTGCTCGTCCGAATAACCCTCGGGGAGATCGGTATTCACCGTCATTTCGAGCTCGATCGAATCGTCGTCGTCATTGGTGAACTCGGTGACGACCAGCGTTTCCAGATCGCCGCACACGAGCGTCAGAAGTGTGCGTTCGTGCGGGGACTCGCGCGTCAGGGCTCCGACCGTCCACCCGTGACGCACAGTGTTCGCGGGATCCGAGATCGTCGTGTTGATGTAGTCGGCCACGATGTTGCGGATGTCCGCGTATGCGAGATGGTCGGACAGCAGCCAGAACCGTCGGCGGTGTTCGGACGTCGAACCGTCGAGCAACGTCGTGCGCTCGGCTCGCTCGGTCGGAAAGGTGAGGTTCTCGGTTGCCGCCATACCTGTCGATCTAACTCCCTCTCTGCGGGCATTGAAAATCAGGGCGAACGGCGGAGGGTCGGTTGGGTGCCCGTCTAGAGTGAGTTGGATCACGCAAAACGGACAGCGCTAGGAGACTTCGATGACCGACAGCGGCCCCGGAGAATCGGTATCCGAATCCTCGGCTCCACCCAGATGGAAGGTGGTCGGGCCCGGATTGGTCGTGGCTGCAACAGGTATCGGTGCTGCCGACCTCGTCGCTACGCTGGTCGCCGGTTCTCGTTACGGCTACGCCCTGCTATGGGTAATCATAGTCGGCGTCATCATGAAAGTGGTTCTGGTCGAGGGCGCGGGCCGCTACACGTTGGCGTCGGGCAACACCATCTTCCAGGGTTGGCGCTCGCTCGGTAAATGGACCACGGTGTATTTCGCTCCCTACATCGTGATCTGGGGATTTGTCTACGGCGCTGCGGCGATGTCGTCGAGCGCGCTGCCGATCGTCGCTCTGTTTCCGTCGTTGGACCTCAAGGTCGTTGCGATCGCGTCGGGCGTGATCGGATTCTT is part of the Rhodococcus sovatensis genome and encodes:
- a CDS encoding acetyl-CoA C-acetyltransferase — translated: MEAFLYDAVRSPRGRGKSSGSLHTIKPVDLAASTLSTLLSRNSQLDPALIDDIVLGVVTPVGDQGCDIARTVAMVAGLPDSVAGVQLNRFCGSGLEAVNTAAQRVRSGWDGLIVAGGVESMSRVPLGADSGAWPCDPVTNYNSYFVPQGVSADLIATIEGFDRDDVDAFAVRSQQRAAHAWSMGHFEKSVIPVFDANGRLMLDHDEIMRPETTRTDLAGLKPSFAQMGALAGFDAVAMQKYTEVERIDHVHHAGNSSGIVDGTAMVLIGSEEAGRAGGLTPRGRVVAGVVAGSDPTLMLTGPVPATHKALAAAGLTLDDIALFEVNEAFASVVLNYAKKLDLGHDRINVNGGAIAMGHPLGATGAMLTGMALDELERRGERYALITLCIGAGMGVATIIERL
- a CDS encoding acyl-CoA dehydrogenase family protein, giving the protein MTALADRTTAELATELADVRQLARGFFEKEVAPHREEFAAAGRPSREVYRSAGSLGLLGMSVPEQYGGGGGDFRHEAVLFEEQVRSGDSSMQLGVHSGIVPHYILAYASEEKKQQWLPKLCSGEWIGAIAMTEPGTGSDLQGITTRAVRDGDDYVVTGGKTFISNGAHCDLIIIAAKTDPSAGARGLSLLVAEVSDDTEGFHRGRVLHKIGQKGQDTAELTFDGLRIPAGNILGEEGRGFTQLMQQLPQERLICGIAAAAMIEAAVQQTVEYTKSRNAFGKTLFDLQNTKFELAECATIGRVVRTFVDDAVAKHIASELDVTTAAMVKYWTTDRQFEVVDRCLQLFGGYGYMEEYPIARMFVDGRIARIYAGANEVMKDLISRSL
- a CDS encoding helical backbone metal receptor, producing the protein MRPTEILTSVAVLVALTASGCSTPESNTDTTTVAERPDSIVSLSPSATETLFAVGAGDQVVAVDSQSDYPANAPRTELSAYTPSLEAIVEYEPDLVIASDDIGGLVAALGAADVPVLLLPAATSIDDAYSQIEQVADAVGHPDEGDVLVDEMRSRVDTAVAGVPARDATYFHELDSMLYTVSSDSFIGQVYGLFGLTSIADGAGSDYPQMSDEGVVAADPDFVFLADSQCCGVTVESVSVRPGWATTTAVREGQVFAVDEDMSSRWGPRIADQVESVAAILGQN